From Etheostoma cragini isolate CJK2018 chromosome 10, CSU_Ecrag_1.0, whole genome shotgun sequence, the proteins below share one genomic window:
- the tcirg1b gene encoding T cell immune regulator 1, ATPase H+ transporting V0 subunit a3b isoform X1: protein MGSMFRSEEVCLVQLFLQSGSAYNCVSELGELGLVEFRDLNPNVNAFQRKFVGEVRRCEELEKTLTFLEQEINRSLSPPLQCPLPTPCPTPLAPQPRELITIEEECERLARELKEVSRNRDSLRAQLTQLSQYQGVLTRTHSLTALQAPPPVLESQGLFDNRQDVHLSFVAGVVHPWKVPSFERLLWRACRGYTIVDFREMEDRLEHPVTGEMVQWTVFLISYWGDQIGQKVKKICDCFRTQTFAYPESTAEREEILQGLQSRIEDIKSVLSQTESFLQQLLMRAVAVLPQWKVRVQKCKAIQMVLNLCSPSVTDKCLIAEAWCPVGKLPELQSALREGGRQSGSGVDSFYNRLPSSTPPPTLFPINSFTAGFQNIVDAYGVASYREVNPAVYTIITFPFLFAVMFGDVGHGLLMTLAALWMVLEEKDPKLKSNNNEIWRMMFGGRYLILLMGLFSIYTGAIYNECFSRGLTTFNSGWHLGPMFEKNIWNSSVLAGNQYLSMDPVVSGVFTSPYPFGIDPVWGLSNNKLTFLNSYKMKMSVIIGVIHMTFGVCLSFFNYWHFGRISSVFFVLIPELFFMVCLFGYLVFMVVFKWIAYTPAQSKIAPSILIHFIDMFLFTDNPENPKLYEGQIVVQKTLVVLALCSVPVLLFGKPMYEYITFKRRRRQVHQEEERRPLVVDEGSINTCQGEVEGGAAEEEEFDTADVFMHQAIHTIEYCLGCISNTASYLRLWALSLAHAQLSEVLWVMVMRIALKWEGYIGSVVLFVIFAFFAMLTVSILLVMEGLSAFLHALRLHWVEFQNKFYSGSGYKLSPFSFSYLINPSSAI from the exons ATGGGTTCCATGTTTCGCAGTGAGGAGGTGTGCCTGGTGCAGCTCTTCCTTCAGTCCGGCTCGGCCTACAATTGTGTCAGTGAGCTGGGAGAACTGGGCCTGGTTGAGTTCAGAGAT TTAAATCCTAACGTGAACGCCTTTCAGAGGAAGTTTGTCGGCGAGGTTAGACGATGCGAGGAACTTGAAAAAACTTTAA CCTTCCTGGAGCAGGAGATCAATCGCTCCCTGTCTCCACCCTTGCAGTGTCCCCTCCCTACTCCATGCCCGACACCTTTGGCCCCTCAGCCCCGCGAACTCATCACCATAGAAGAGGAGTGCGAGAGGCTGGCCCGAGAGCTCAAAGAG GTGTCCAGGAACAGAGACAGCCTCCGGGCTCAGCTGACCCAGCTCAGCCAGTACCAAGGAGTCCTGACCAGGACGCACTCTCTCACAGCCTTACAG GCACCGCCACCTGTACTGGAAAGCCAAGGTCTGTTTGATAACCGCCAAGATGTCCACCTcag TTTTGTGGCAGGAGTGGTCCATCCTTGGAAGGTCCCCTCATTTGAACGGTTGTTGTGGCGGGCATGTCGCGGTTACACCATCGTGGATTTCAGAGAAATGGAGGATCGACTCGAGCATCCGGTCACG GGGGAAATGGTGCAGTGGACGGTGTTCCTCATTTCCTATTGGGGAGATCAGATCGGACAGAAGGTCAAGAAGATATGTGATTG CTTTCGCACACAGACATTTGCATACCCTGAGAGCACTGCTGAGAGAGAGGAGATTCTCCAGGGACTTCAAAGCAGAATTGAAGATATCAAATCA GTGTTGTCACAGACCGAGTCcttcctgcagcagctgctgatgCGGGCGGTAGCTGTGCTGCCCCAGTGGAAGGTGCGTGTGCAGAAGTGTAAAGCGATCCAGATGGTTCTGAATCTCTGCAGCCCCTCCGTCACAGACAAATGCTTGATCGCTGAGGCCTGGTGTCCCGTTGGCAAGCTTCCTGAACTGCAGAGTGCtctgagagagggaggg AGACAGAGTGGCAGTGGTGTCGACTCTTTCTACAACCGCCTGCCTTCCTCCACCCCTCCACCTACCCTGTTTCCCATCAACTCCTTCACAGCTGGTTTCCAGAACATTGTTGACGCCTACGGCGTGGCCAGCTACCGGGAAGTGAACCCCG CGGTGTACACCATAATTACATTCCCCTTCCTGTTTGCTGTGATGTTTGGGGATGTGGGTCACGGTTTACTGATGACCCTGGCTGCCCTCTGGATGGTCCTTGAGGAAAAGGACCCTAAACTAAAGAGCAACAACAATGAG ATCTGGAGGATGATGTTCGGAGGACGGTATCTGATTCTGCTGATGGGACTGTTCTCTATCTACACGGGGGCCATTTACAACGAGTGCTTCAGCAGAGGTCTCACTACCTTCAACTCAGGGTGGCACCTCGGCCCCATGTTCGAGAAGAACATTTGGAA ttCATCAGTCCTCGCTGGTAACCAGTACTTGTCCATGGATCCCGTTGTGTCTGGTGTTTTCACCAGCCCTTATCCATTTGGCATTGACCCG GTCTGGGGGCTGTCCAACAACAAACTAACTTTCCTCAACTCTTACAAGATGAAGATGTCAGTCATCATCGGTGTCATACACATGACTTTTGGAGTCTGCTTGTCATTCTTTAACTACTG GCACTTTGGTCGGATAAGCAGTGTGTTCTTTGTGCTGATCCCTGAGCTGTTCTTCATGGTGTGTCTGTTTGGCTACCTGGTGTTCATGGTGGTCTTCAAGTGGATCGCCTACACTCCCGCCCAGTCCAAAATCGCTCCTAGTATACTTATCCACTTCATAGACATGTTCCTCTTCACAGACAACCCTGAGAACCCAAAGCTCTATGAAGGACAG ATTGTGGTGCAGAAGACCCTGGTGGTGCTGGCCCTGTGTTCTGTCCCGGTCCTCCTCTTTGGGAAACCCATGTACGAATACATCACATTCAAGAGAAGACGGCGTCAagta CATCAGGAGGAAGAAAGACGTCCGCTGGTGGTTGATGAAGGCTCCATCAACACTTGTcagggggaggtggagggaggagcTGCTGAAGAGGAG GAGTTCGATACTGCAGATGTGTTCATGCATCAGGCCATCCACACCATAGAGTACTGCTTGGGCTGCATCTCCAACACCGCCTCTTATCTCCGACTCTGGGCTCTCAGCTTGGCACACGCAC AGCTGTCGGAGGTGTTGTGGGTGATGGTGATGCGCATCGCATTGAAGTGGGAGGGCTATATTGGATCTGTAGTCCTCTTTGtgatttttgctttctttgctATGTTGACTGTCTCCATCCTGCTGGTTATGGAGGGACTCTCAGCCTTCCTGCACGCGCTCCGTCTGCACTG GGTGGAGTTTCAGAACAAGTTCTACAGTGGATCAGGCTACAAGTTGagccctttctctttctcatatCTGATCAATCCATCATCTGCAATATAA
- the tcirg1b gene encoding T cell immune regulator 1, ATPase H+ transporting V0 subunit a3b isoform X2 encodes MGSMFRSEEVCLVQLFLQSGSAYNCVSELGELGLVEFRDLNPNVNAFQRKFVGEVRRCEELEKTLTFLEQEINRSLSPPLQCPLPTPCPTPLAPQPRELITIEEECERLARELKEVSRNRDSLRAQLTQLSQYQGVLTRTHSLTALQAPPPVLESQGLFDNRQDVHLSFVAGVVHPWKVPSFERLLWRACRGYTIVDFREMEDRLEHPVTGEMVQWTVFLISYWGDQIGQKVKKICDCFRTQTFAYPESTAEREEILQGLQSRIEDIKSVLSQTESFLQQLLMRAVAVLPQWKVRVQKCKAIQMVLNLCSPSVTDKCLIAEAWCPVGKLPELQSALREGGRQSGSGVDSFYNRLPSSTPPPTLFPINSFTAGFQNIVDAYGVASYREVNPAVYTIITFPFLFAVMFGDVGHGLLMTLAALWMVLEEKDPKLKSNNNEIWRMMFGGRYLILLMGLFSIYTGAIYNECFSRGLTTFNSGWHLGPMFEKNIWNSSVLAGNQYLSMDPVVSGVFTSPYPFGIDPVWGLSNNKLTFLNSYKMKMSVIIGVIHMTFGVCLSFFNYWHFGRISSVFFVLIPELFFMVCLFGYLVFMVVFKWIAYTPAQSKIAPSILIHFIDMFLFTDNPENPKLYEGQIVVQKTLVVLALCSVPVLLFGKPMYEYITFKRRRRQVHQEEERRPLVVDEGSINTCQGEVEGGAAEEEEFDTADVFMHQAIHTIEYCLGCISNTASYLRLWALSLAHAQLSEVLWVMVMRIALKWEGYIGSVVLFVIFAFFAMLTVSILLVMEGLSAFLHALRLHWVEFQNKFYSGSGYKLSPFSFSYLINPSSAI; translated from the exons ATGGGTTCCATGTTTCGCAGTGAGGAGGTGTGCCTGGTGCAGCTCTTCCTTCAGTCCGGCTCGGCCTACAATTGTGTCAGTGAGCTGGGAGAACTGGGCCTGGTTGAGTTCAGAGAT TTAAATCCTAACGTGAACGCCTTTCAGAGGAAGTTTGTCGGCGAGGTTAGACGATGCGAGGAACTTGAAAAAACTTTAA CCTTCCTGGAGCAGGAGATCAATCGCTCCCTGTCTCCACCCTTGCAGTGTCCCCTCCCTACTCCATGCCCGACACCTTTGGCCCCTCAGCCCCGCGAACTCATCACCATAGAAGAGGAGTGCGAGAGGCTGGCCCGAGAGCTCAAAGAG GTGTCCAGGAACAGAGACAGCCTCCGGGCTCAGCTGACCCAGCTCAGCCAGTACCAAGGAGTCCTGACCAGGACGCACTCTCTCACAGCCTTACAG GCACCGCCACCTGTACTGGAAAGCCAAGGTCTGTTTGATAACCGCCAAGATGTCCACCTcag TTTTGTGGCAGGAGTGGTCCATCCTTGGAAGGTCCCCTCATTTGAACGGTTGTTGTGGCGGGCATGTCGCGGTTACACCATCGTGGATTTCAGAGAAATGGAGGATCGACTCGAGCATCCGGTCACG GGGGAAATGGTGCAGTGGACGGTGTTCCTCATTTCCTATTGGGGAGATCAGATCGGACAGAAGGTCAAGAAGATATGTGATTG CTTTCGCACACAGACATTTGCATACCCTGAGAGCACTGCTGAGAGAGAGGAGATTCTCCAGGGACTTCAAAGCAGAATTGAAGATATCAAATCA GTGTTGTCACAGACCGAGTCcttcctgcagcagctgctgatgCGGGCGGTAGCTGTGCTGCCCCAGTGGAAGGTGCGTGTGCAGAAGTGTAAAGCGATCCAGATGGTTCTGAATCTCTGCAGCCCCTCCGTCACAGACAAATGCTTGATCGCTGAGGCCTGGTGTCCCGTTGGCAAGCTTCCTGAACTGCAGAGTGCtctgagagagggaggg AGACAGAGTGGCAGTGGTGTCGACTCTTTCTACAACCGCCTGCCTTCCTCCACCCCTCCACCTACCCTGTTTCCCATCAACTCCTTCACAGCTGGTTTCCAGAACATTGTTGACGCCTACGGCGTGGCCAGCTACCGGGAAGTGAACCCCG CGGTGTACACCATAATTACATTCCCCTTCCTGTTTGCTGTGATGTTTGGGGATGTGGGTCACGGTTTACTGATGACCCTGGCTGCCCTCTGGATGGTCCTTGAGGAAAAGGACCCTAAACTAAAGAGCAACAACAATGAG ATCTGGAGGATGATGTTCGGAGGACGGTATCTGATTCTGCTGATGGGACTGTTCTCTATCTACACGGGGGCCATTTACAACGAGTGCTTCAGCAGAGGTCTCACTACCTTCAACTCAGGGTGGCACCTCGGCCCCATGTTCGAGAAGAACATTTGGAA ttCATCAGTCCTCGCTGGTAACCAGTACTTGTCCATGGATCCCGTTGTGTCTGGTGTTTTCACCAGCCCTTATCCATTTGGCATTGACCCG GTCTGGGGGCTGTCCAACAACAAACTAACTTTCCTCAACTCTTACAAGATGAAGATGTCAGTCATCATCGGTGTCATACACATGACTTTTGGAGTCTGCTTGTCATTCTTTAACTACTG GCACTTTGGTCGGATAAGCAGTGTGTTCTTTGTGCTGATCCCTGAGCTGTTCTTCATGGTGTGTCTGTTTGGCTACCTGGTGTTCATGGTGGTCTTCAAGTGGATCGCCTACACTCCCGCCCAGTCCAAAATCGCTCCTAGTATACTTATCCACTTCATAGACATGTTCCTCTTCACAGACAACCCTGAGAACCCAAAGCTCTATGAAGGACAG ATTGTGGTGCAGAAGACCCTGGTGGTGCTGGCCCTGTGTTCTGTCCCGGTCCTCCTCTTTGGGAAACCCATGTACGAATACATCACATTCAAGAGAAGACGGCGTCAagt ACATCAGGAGGAAGAAAGACGTCCGCTGGTGGTTGATGAAGGCTCCATCAACACTTGTcagggggaggtggagggaggagcTGCTGAAGAGGAG GAGTTCGATACTGCAGATGTGTTCATGCATCAGGCCATCCACACCATAGAGTACTGCTTGGGCTGCATCTCCAACACCGCCTCTTATCTCCGACTCTGGGCTCTCAGCTTGGCACACGCAC AGCTGTCGGAGGTGTTGTGGGTGATGGTGATGCGCATCGCATTGAAGTGGGAGGGCTATATTGGATCTGTAGTCCTCTTTGtgatttttgctttctttgctATGTTGACTGTCTCCATCCTGCTGGTTATGGAGGGACTCTCAGCCTTCCTGCACGCGCTCCGTCTGCACTG GGTGGAGTTTCAGAACAAGTTCTACAGTGGATCAGGCTACAAGTTGagccctttctctttctcatatCTGATCAATCCATCATCTGCAATATAA
- the tcirg1b gene encoding T cell immune regulator 1, ATPase H+ transporting V0 subunit a3b isoform X3: MGSMFRSEEVCLVQLFLQSGSAYNCVSELGELGLVEFRDLNPNVNAFQRKFVGEVRRCEELEKTLTFLEQEINRSLSPPLQCPLPTPCPTPLAPQPRELITIEEECERLARELKEVSRNRDSLRAQLTQLSQYQGVLTRTHSLTALQAPPPVLESQGLFDNRQDVHLSFVAGVVHPWKVPSFERLLWRACRGYTIVDFREMEDRLEHPVTGEMVQWTVFLISYWGDQIGQKVKKICDCFRTQTFAYPESTAEREEILQGLQSRIEDIKSVLSQTESFLQQLLMRAVAVLPQWKVRVQKCKAIQMVLNLCSPSVTDKCLIAEAWCPVGKLPELQSALREGGRQSGSGVDSFYNRLPSSTPPPTLFPINSFTAGFQNIVDAYGVASYREVNPAVYTIITFPFLFAVMFGDVGHGLLMTLAALWMVLEEKDPKLKSNNNEIWRMMFGGRYLILLMGLFSIYTGAIYNECFSRGLTTFNSGWHLGPMFEKNIWNSSVLAGNQYLSMDPVVSGVFTSPYPFGIDPVWGLSNNKLTFLNSYKMKMSVIIGVIHMTFGVCLSFFNYWHFGRISSVFFVLIPELFFMVCLFGYLVFMVVFKWIAYTPAQSKIAPSILIHFIDMFLFTDNPENPKLYEGQIVVQKTLVVLALCSVPVLLFGKPMYEYITFKRRRRQVEEERRPLVVDEGSINTCQGEVEGGAAEEEEFDTADVFMHQAIHTIEYCLGCISNTASYLRLWALSLAHAQLSEVLWVMVMRIALKWEGYIGSVVLFVIFAFFAMLTVSILLVMEGLSAFLHALRLHWVEFQNKFYSGSGYKLSPFSFSYLINPSSAI; encoded by the exons ATGGGTTCCATGTTTCGCAGTGAGGAGGTGTGCCTGGTGCAGCTCTTCCTTCAGTCCGGCTCGGCCTACAATTGTGTCAGTGAGCTGGGAGAACTGGGCCTGGTTGAGTTCAGAGAT TTAAATCCTAACGTGAACGCCTTTCAGAGGAAGTTTGTCGGCGAGGTTAGACGATGCGAGGAACTTGAAAAAACTTTAA CCTTCCTGGAGCAGGAGATCAATCGCTCCCTGTCTCCACCCTTGCAGTGTCCCCTCCCTACTCCATGCCCGACACCTTTGGCCCCTCAGCCCCGCGAACTCATCACCATAGAAGAGGAGTGCGAGAGGCTGGCCCGAGAGCTCAAAGAG GTGTCCAGGAACAGAGACAGCCTCCGGGCTCAGCTGACCCAGCTCAGCCAGTACCAAGGAGTCCTGACCAGGACGCACTCTCTCACAGCCTTACAG GCACCGCCACCTGTACTGGAAAGCCAAGGTCTGTTTGATAACCGCCAAGATGTCCACCTcag TTTTGTGGCAGGAGTGGTCCATCCTTGGAAGGTCCCCTCATTTGAACGGTTGTTGTGGCGGGCATGTCGCGGTTACACCATCGTGGATTTCAGAGAAATGGAGGATCGACTCGAGCATCCGGTCACG GGGGAAATGGTGCAGTGGACGGTGTTCCTCATTTCCTATTGGGGAGATCAGATCGGACAGAAGGTCAAGAAGATATGTGATTG CTTTCGCACACAGACATTTGCATACCCTGAGAGCACTGCTGAGAGAGAGGAGATTCTCCAGGGACTTCAAAGCAGAATTGAAGATATCAAATCA GTGTTGTCACAGACCGAGTCcttcctgcagcagctgctgatgCGGGCGGTAGCTGTGCTGCCCCAGTGGAAGGTGCGTGTGCAGAAGTGTAAAGCGATCCAGATGGTTCTGAATCTCTGCAGCCCCTCCGTCACAGACAAATGCTTGATCGCTGAGGCCTGGTGTCCCGTTGGCAAGCTTCCTGAACTGCAGAGTGCtctgagagagggaggg AGACAGAGTGGCAGTGGTGTCGACTCTTTCTACAACCGCCTGCCTTCCTCCACCCCTCCACCTACCCTGTTTCCCATCAACTCCTTCACAGCTGGTTTCCAGAACATTGTTGACGCCTACGGCGTGGCCAGCTACCGGGAAGTGAACCCCG CGGTGTACACCATAATTACATTCCCCTTCCTGTTTGCTGTGATGTTTGGGGATGTGGGTCACGGTTTACTGATGACCCTGGCTGCCCTCTGGATGGTCCTTGAGGAAAAGGACCCTAAACTAAAGAGCAACAACAATGAG ATCTGGAGGATGATGTTCGGAGGACGGTATCTGATTCTGCTGATGGGACTGTTCTCTATCTACACGGGGGCCATTTACAACGAGTGCTTCAGCAGAGGTCTCACTACCTTCAACTCAGGGTGGCACCTCGGCCCCATGTTCGAGAAGAACATTTGGAA ttCATCAGTCCTCGCTGGTAACCAGTACTTGTCCATGGATCCCGTTGTGTCTGGTGTTTTCACCAGCCCTTATCCATTTGGCATTGACCCG GTCTGGGGGCTGTCCAACAACAAACTAACTTTCCTCAACTCTTACAAGATGAAGATGTCAGTCATCATCGGTGTCATACACATGACTTTTGGAGTCTGCTTGTCATTCTTTAACTACTG GCACTTTGGTCGGATAAGCAGTGTGTTCTTTGTGCTGATCCCTGAGCTGTTCTTCATGGTGTGTCTGTTTGGCTACCTGGTGTTCATGGTGGTCTTCAAGTGGATCGCCTACACTCCCGCCCAGTCCAAAATCGCTCCTAGTATACTTATCCACTTCATAGACATGTTCCTCTTCACAGACAACCCTGAGAACCCAAAGCTCTATGAAGGACAG ATTGTGGTGCAGAAGACCCTGGTGGTGCTGGCCCTGTGTTCTGTCCCGGTCCTCCTCTTTGGGAAACCCATGTACGAATACATCACATTCAAGAGAAGACGGCGTCAagta GAGGAAGAAAGACGTCCGCTGGTGGTTGATGAAGGCTCCATCAACACTTGTcagggggaggtggagggaggagcTGCTGAAGAGGAG GAGTTCGATACTGCAGATGTGTTCATGCATCAGGCCATCCACACCATAGAGTACTGCTTGGGCTGCATCTCCAACACCGCCTCTTATCTCCGACTCTGGGCTCTCAGCTTGGCACACGCAC AGCTGTCGGAGGTGTTGTGGGTGATGGTGATGCGCATCGCATTGAAGTGGGAGGGCTATATTGGATCTGTAGTCCTCTTTGtgatttttgctttctttgctATGTTGACTGTCTCCATCCTGCTGGTTATGGAGGGACTCTCAGCCTTCCTGCACGCGCTCCGTCTGCACTG GGTGGAGTTTCAGAACAAGTTCTACAGTGGATCAGGCTACAAGTTGagccctttctctttctcatatCTGATCAATCCATCATCTGCAATATAA